The following coding sequences are from one Humulus lupulus chromosome X, drHumLupu1.1, whole genome shotgun sequence window:
- the LOC133806926 gene encoding uncharacterized protein LOC133806926: MRLFSYENAKLYKEKTKRWHDQKIQARVFEKRQKVLLFNSRLKLFPCKLKFRWSGPFTVVQVYPFGAVEVREDQSGREFKENGQRLKHYWGGAVDREKTSITLEDP; the protein is encoded by the coding sequence ATGAGGTTGTTCTCCTATGAAAATGCTAAGTTGTACAAGGAGAAAACTAAGAGGTGGCATGATCAGAAAATTCAAGCTCGGGTCTTTGAGAAGAGGCAGAAAGTATTGCTCTTCAACTCACGCTTGAAGTTATTTCCTTGCAAGTTAAAGTTCCGCTGGTCTGGCCCATTCACAGTGGTGCAAGTTTACCCCTTTGGAGCAGTTGAAGTTCGCGAAGATCAATCCGGAAGGGAGTTTAAAGAGAATGGGCAGCGGCTGAAACATTATTGGGGAGGTGCAGTCGACCGCGAGAAGACCTCC